The Misgurnus anguillicaudatus chromosome 23, ASM2758022v2, whole genome shotgun sequence sequence cacatatgtactctggggacaccaaagattgtGAGTTGTCCCTTTTAATGTTAACGTGGCCTTAGTCAAAGCTACTCtaaaaaaagaaccccttctTGAAGCACTGTGCTTGAGCAAGGCTTTACCCTTacgaaaggaaaatatatttaccaatatattacttgaaatatattgtaatatactgcaatatatttttgtttcgtAAGGGTAAACGTCATTGGTGACATCACTTCACTAAAACAATAGCTACAACATCCGGTGTTCTGAAGTATTAGGTGTCTGAGATCGTAATGTCAGTCAGACAAATATTTTGTGTTGTAATTCCTTATTTAATAGAGTAAAACATGTTGCAGTTTCTGTACACACTAGCTGAGAAAAACATTTGTGATTCATGTATATGCTACCTTTAGTGGTGAAAACTTTTAACGTTATGCCTGTAAGATTGTCTGGGTGTCTGTGACATGAATAAACACACAATGTGCTTAAAAAGACTGTCGGCTGTGTAGGCTGTCAATCACAGAAGTGGGCGGGACATTATGACTTGACTTGAAAACATGAAACTCAGAGACAGCAATTTAACACAGACAAAGCTAGACAAaagacaattttaacatgtgaGCTTTATTTACACATACTAATTATGGGTAACAAGACACGGTTGGATATGAATGCAGGAAGTGACATAATTAaactaatataaaatataagacGATGAAGATAAACCATAACACGTACACTACAGTACCTGACAATGTTCCAACCATTTTttgtaaagcaaccaatcaccTTTCGTATTGTGCAGTATCATGTTAAGTGACATGTTTATAACAACAATggcaaacacgttaaaatatcTCTTTTAGATTTCACTGCTTCAAGCTAAACTCTTAAACGTCTTTTAAAGACTTTATGTGGTCAACCTCACATGATTAACTAATAAAACTAATAATTAATGTATCTGAGCATTAGATTTACACTGAACCACTGTATATGACATGACTGCATCACTGATGTCACTGCTGAGAGACTGTCGctaggtgatgatgtcataaagagagttgtgacatcactccagtagttctgatggacagacagctgatctactcacagacctgcaacatctaacaatgacaaacacacagaaagagataatgttataaaatctgaccattagtttatttaacatacagatATACAGATTTTCTCACCTCTATTTGTTTGTgtcatcagttttgtttttagatgagTTCAATTTATTCATGCTGATGAAAAACCTGTAGGGTcaaaattcacatttttacaatCTGAACTCATATCAGAATATTCACTCTTGTTAGGCATGCATGTGAAAGGAGACGATTGGTGACTAAGAGTGAACAAACTTAAGGATAAATTGAACAAGAAATAAACAAAGGGAAAACACACACTAAACACGGCTGAGGGGAATAATGTTGGGATAATGAGGATGATTGCTGGGGAggataacaaacacaaaaaagtgaAGAAGCCTGGAGGGTGATGGGTAACGTAGTCTAAGGAGGAAGGTAATGGGTGAAAACAGGACACATGCAGGAAAACAGACTGGGAGCGTGACAACTGTATGTAGTGCAAGTTTTAGGTTTTAGTTGAAATGTTTACTTACCACATCCACAGAGCTCCTATAAtgagaaactgaggcagaaaCACCAACAGAGGGACAAACACTGAACTGTCAGTTGTTTCTAAAGAAAGACAAATCCAAGAAAATTCAGAACATAACTTTAAGGACTCTTATATAATTTCATCAGatgtatgatgagatgttgtgttacctcttacagtacatgaatactcttgtagctcctcactgttgattgagtccaggtacagcttgtttaataatgtcaatccatctgttacctgttgtccattcttataccagatgtaagtatgtttgTTATCCAGAGTGCATCCGGTTAAAcagcttaatatcactttttctccatctatcacagGGTCTGGGCTGCTTCTCACCTTTGTACCTGATAGACACAAACCTATTACTCTACTGATGTGAACAATACGTGTCTACAGTGACGTTAGCTGAGAGTTGTCTATACTCAATATAATAAATACTTTATATTAAAGCATTGTGACCCCACAATATTTTCACTCCACCCCCAGTGACAACAGTCTAGATCCAATCTTGGTTTTCCATATATCAGTGAAGCTACTGATACACAAATCATTATTATGAACCCATATAGTGAAACAGGTTACCTGTAACAGTGAGAATGACTCCAGGTGAACCAGAGTAAGAGTCAGTGTTAGTGATGATCCTGAATCGATATTCACCAGCGTCGCTCATGTTGACATCTTTGATTCTCAGTGTGTTGCCCATATACTCCACACGACCAGCAAACTGATGAACATCACGCAGATCtagatattttgaaatattatttttttgtaaatgccagtatgttttctctactgtatctccagtgggatgtgagtatgaagagtgaatatctactgttgatcccactaaagcacaaactcttctagaggtgtaagtcacaccccaacagctactgttagaaagacctgaaagagtcacAAAGTGTATGTACACATAGGCTTATTTATAAAGCAGTAATACAATAGAGATATTTGTCATACGTAAGGAAATGTCACACTTACACACAGGGGCAGAGATTTCTGCATTAAGTAAACATGAGTAGGCAGCAGATGACACAGTCTCTAAGATCTTCGATTCATGTTTTTTTAGATGTTGTCCATCTTTTCTCCAGGAGATCTGTTTAGGTCTTGAAGTTAAAGTGCAGGAGGTATCACAAGTAAGTTTTAATTTCTGATTTTTCAGCTCTGTAGATTCCTGATGTATCTTCACCTGCAGCACTGAATAAAGTAAAACACAGagaaacattaacatttaaaaataaagaaaatctaaaaaagactgatgagaatgtaaatgtacctgtgactgttagattgactgtgactgagctgagatgtttaactccatccttcataatgaACATGACctgatattctccactgtctctctctctcagatgaTATATTCTGAGTATTGAGTAATCTTTAGTGATCCACTGATCCACtcgtcctgagtaatctgaatctaaagtcaaatcttcaggttcatctttgtttctccagtttgttctctgtttctgactgatCCAGAACACGTTTGTGATGTCGATGTCAGAGTAAGAACACGTCAGTGACACATTGTCCTCCCTTAATGCACAAATGTTCTGCGGTTCACACTTCACTGTTAAATTGTATGGTAAGGTTAGATAGCCTaggaaaaaaaacttaattaagACCAACATTTTCAGAGACAAGATGGGTCACTTTGTCAATAATCTAAGTATCCAAGTATGTTCATAAATAAGGAAATGGTCTTTATATACAGTGTAAAATGCATTTTACTGGATCAGTATAGCAAATCCCACCACATCCACGTTTTGACTTATATGGTTTAGCACTAGGTTATACTTATTACTTTCCCAAAGATTCAGAATAATGTAAAACAAATAAAGTCTGTTGTCTTACCTTGAATGTTTATCAGTAGGATCAGTGATGTGAATGCAGAGTTCAACTCCATGCTTTACTATTTGTGTATAATCTGAGATAAATTCACAATTCATTAAGTTGACAAAATAATTGCTTAGAAAATCTACAGtaacaataataattttatCAGTCTTGATTCAGATTAAAAGATCTCTCTCTAACAAAGTCATTGCTGCACTGTGtaaaaaagtgatttttaaaggCGTGTcagtacatatactgtatatgatcTCATTTCCTTCCTTTCTTCTAAAGCTGGTGCAATGAAAAACAGCCTCCTCCACTTTCTACACATCAGCTGTTGGGcttctgtttaatataaaaatcCATTTACATTCCTCACTTGTTTGTTGACTCACCTGTTACCCAACCATGTGCTTTCtcacacctgattcaactcatTCTCTCATAAATATACTACAAGACCTGAATCAGTTGTGTCAGATGAGGGAGACATATGTTGTGTCTGAAATAGCCCCCTATACACTCATTCACTATTTCCTACATTAGTCCACAAATATAGTTCACTCGAATGAGTGAATAAAACGAGTGGGTAATTCGGACACTTGACCCCACCGGAAGCGCCAAGACACAAGAGTTCATTTCGGGCGAGCCTCATTATTGCACTACATGGTGGGGTTGAATGAGTGcacttacagtttttctcaattgctaaaacactaaaaccCATTGGCTGAACAAAGTTCTCAGTTGCCTGAACTCATTTATCTAATTGTGCAGTCTGTTGTCAATACCTTAAACCATTTCACATCATAAAACACAATTTGCAGATCTCACTTAGACTTTTAagcaaaactccaaacacatactCATTCTTAAAACACAATCTGCACTCTAATGCACATGTCATGCATATTGCTAAACACAAGCAGCAACAATCAAATACAAATGTCATCACACATGTCATTGATTAAacacaaccaatcaaaatgGATTTCACCTGTTTCAAATGATGTGACACAACCGATATAAGCCAGTTCACTGTTGTATACAGTACTACAGTAGTACAGTACATTGTAGGCTTTATAATGTACAATGAACAAATTGTATGAACCTGAACATTGTGCTTTCCATTTGTTAGTACTGACTGCTTTACTGTTTTACAGTATCACAGAAACAAAGGACAATGTCATAATGGGTGATGATGTTATAGTGTGTGATGATGTCACAgctatgatgatgatgataatggcGATTACATAATGGTGCATAATTGGCCATGATGTCATAGTGCACAGCTTCCCCGTcaaacaaatgtatttattgaataaaatatcaaaaatctaaataatgaGTGGTGATAAACAAACAACTAACAATCTACAAATGCATTGATTTTACAGCTAATAGCTAAAAGATTAGTACAGTTCATTTTTGTCTTTATAACATGCATGACTCTGCCATTTTAAATTTACAATGGGGCCACAGACGTGAGGTGGCTTCGGTGCCCACTGCCCATTTGCCCTCACATTCTGCAGTGCccactttgttaataaaacttTACTGTAAGGCTGTGTAACTGGATTGAATATAATTTAGCTAATTCATATCATGTGAGCAAAACTGTTCTTTCTTAAACACAATATCATACATTTCGTTTAAAACGTTAACcctaaaatattatttatgcaTTCATGACCTTCTTGctgtattacagttttttccaattgttaacacactaaaatgacatgaacagcacaactatttaaactgacacacagagagcaacacctcttctcaagtctccaaaagtctaaacacattttctgctttacacacattttgctattcacaatggcactttttaaatgcactgaacacggttctctgcacaagacacaacaatctgacataaagtcacatgtttgccttttcaaaacactaccattcaaaatgacACTACACGAGCTAAATGGCCAATAAATGTGCCACCTGCCCAAACACCTGAATGGTTAATTGTTAACACTTCAATCAGGATGTAAGCACTAGAAAAGACCACAGGAACGTCATTGGCCACAGAGCCATTATAGATGTTCCTGGCTAACGTGGTGGGAACATCACAATGTGTGCTGCCATCTCCAATATGGATGGTGTCCTCCACCGTCATGTCAACCTTGATACAACACAGCCCATATTCTCACATTTCTAGAAAGACTCCACGACATTCTCATACCATCTGAGTGTATGAATGATGTAGACCAAAGAAACCGGTATGTTGTAGTATGGCACAACGTGAGCTTTCATCGTGCAGCCCCAGTCCAAATCTGGTTTGCTGACTACCAAACATTTATCGTGCAATACCTCCCccatacttgccatttttgaaccCCATAGAAGAGTTATATGGAAGGTATATGACCAGCAGCCCTTTGTGCGCATGCCTCTTTTGCAGGCTATGGAAGAGACATGTGATGAGAATGATGTTGGTGCAATTTAGGGATGGATAAGGCGCTCAAGGCACTTCTTCCTTCGATGTCTGGCAAGGGAATATATTGCCTGTGATGTGGACGAGGCGTTATGACTtgtttggtgaaaaataaaaaaaattcaacagcatgtgtgtgtatctgcaaatatttttgtgcatgtgaacaatctaatacatattttagtattatggCAAAGCATGCTAAAGAAACGTGCACTTTTCATTATGCCCAACTGTGTGTAGTTGGTTAGACAAAAATCTGGTAATATGAATGAAGTGTGTTCCAAtttgtgtcaaagtttgattttgataatgttatatgtagtttaggttggagtgcttcattttgcaggatatatgtggtattttgct is a genomic window containing:
- the LOC129454229 gene encoding basement membrane-specific heparan sulfate proteoglycan core protein-like; the encoded protein is MELNSAFTSLILLINIQGYLTLPYNLTVKCEPQNICALREDNVSLTCSYSDIDITNVFWISQKQRTNWRNKDEPEDLTLDSDYSGRVDQWITKDYSILRIYHLRERDSGEYQVMFIMKDGVKHLSSVTVNLTVTVLQVKIHQESTELKNQKLKLTCDTSCTLTSRPKQISWRKDGQHLKKHESKILETVSSAAYSCLLNAEISAPVCLSNSSCWGVTYTSRRVCALVGSTVDIHSSYSHPTGDTVEKTYWHLQKNNISKYLDLRDVHQFAGRVEYMGNTLRIKDVNMSDAGEYRFRIITNTDSYSGSPGVILTVTGTKVRSSPDPVIDGEKVILSCLTGCTLDNKHTYIWYKNGQQVTDGLTLLNKLYLDSINSEELQEYSCTVRDTIDKTNEAVDSSVFLSLLVFLPQFLIIEALWM